Proteins from a genomic interval of Nasonia vitripennis strain AsymCx chromosome 3, Nvit_psr_1.1, whole genome shotgun sequence:
- the LOC100117067 gene encoding facilitated trehalose transporter Tret1 isoform X1 has protein sequence MHRRRGQVVKVQTATFVSSHSNFQLNGLVMGPEVLKKSKQASDIKSHVQWIATFGVFLLMFEVGINIGWASPNLARFASEDSPIQMTTDEISWVLACTGIGGFFGSILFSIGLEFFGGRKIVLVIFIAISLSWIFLIVANSVVWIYIARILGGITCAGSYASFSIYLGEVVQPGIRGTVVAVATGGNALGILVGIVTETYITAMKVSCPIYLVFCVISILLFIWLKDSPYYCAKKGDFKSARKSIAFYFPGCDVEEELKPIQAFVEANANNTLKGKLKQLKEPVVRKSLLIIFIIFGLPHVSGQVNIMSYMEIILKNGKSDLIKPQEFVIYANIISIIATLASIRFSDKFGRKAALIFSSIGCAIGMVCLGIHFFLLTENVDAQSLQWLPIFSIVFYLITYAVGYSPVPSTVLSELFPESIKSLAACFAALGASFFGTIVTKSFQPVVDTFGDAYIFWLHAALSLVTIPCALLLLPETKGKTFQQIQDDLMK, from the exons ATGCACCGTC GAAGAGGACAAGTTGTTAAGGTACAAACAGCAACATTTGTTAGTTCACACAGTAACTTCCAGTTAAACGGTCTCGTAATGGGGCCCGAAGTGTTAAAGAAGAGCAAGCAGGCTTCTGACATAAAATCTCATGTCCAATGGATCGCAACTTTTGGAG TGTTCCTGCTGATGTTTGAAGTTGGAATAAATATCGGATGGGCTTCTCCAAACCTTGCACGATTCGCCAGCGAAGATTCACCTATTCAGATGACGACGGATGAAATATCATGGGTGCTAGCTTGTACCGGTATCGGAGGCTTCTTTGGATCTATACTATTCTCAATAGGCTTGGAGTTCTTCGGCGgtagaaaaattgttcttGTTATATTCATAGCTATTTCCCTGTCTTGGATATTTTTGATAGTCGCGAATTCCGTTGTATGGATATACATCGCTAGGATATTAGGCGGAATTACCTGTGCAGGATCATACGCTTCTTTTTCAATCTACTTAGGCGAAGTTGTGCAACCCGGAATTCGTGGTACTGTCGTCGCTGTAGCAACCGGAGGCAATGCTCTAGGAATTCTTGTTGGAATTGTCACAGAAACGTACATTACGGCTATGAAAGTATCCTGCCCAATTTACTTGGTATTTTGTGTGATatcgattttactttttatatgGCTCAAGGACTCTCCTTATTATTGCGCGAAGAAAGGTGATTTCAAAAGTGCCAGAAAATCAATAGCTTTCTATTTTCCCGGATGCGATGTAGAAGAAGAATTAAAGCCTATACAAGCCTTTGTCGAAGCCAATGCTAATAACACTTTAAAGGGTAAGCTCAAACAACTCAAGGAACCCGTAGTTAGGAAATCGTTACTcatcatttttatcatttttggACTGCCACATGTAAGCGGTCAAGTTAACATCATGTCATATATGgaaataattttgaagaaCGGAAAATCTGACCTCATTAAGCCACAAGAATTTGTTATTTACGCGAATATTATCAGTATTATAGCGACACTCGCAAGTATAAGGTTTAGCGACAAATTCGGCAGAAAAGCAGCTTTGATATTCTCAAGTATTGGTTGTGCGATTGGAATGGTTTGCTTGGGAATACACTTCTTCTTACTAACAGAAAACGTTGATGCACAGTCCCTACAGTGGCTGCCAATCTTTtctatagttttttatttgatcACTTATGCAGTTGGGTATTCTCCGGTTCCCAGTACTGTGTTGAGTGAACTTTTCCCTGAAAGCATAAAAAGTCTTGCGGCTTGTTTTGCTGCTTTAGGTGCTTCTTTTTTTGGTACCATAGTTACAAAATCTTTCCAACCAGTAGTCGATACTTTTGGAGATGCATACATATTCTGGCTTCACGCTGCTTTATCACTAGTTACAATACCATGtgcgttattattgttacCCGAAACGAAAGGTAAAACTTTTCAACAAATTCAAGATGATCTGATGaagtaa
- the LOC100117067 gene encoding facilitated trehalose transporter Tret1 isoform X2 yields the protein MGPEVLKKSKQASDIKSHVQWIATFGVFLLMFEVGINIGWASPNLARFASEDSPIQMTTDEISWVLACTGIGGFFGSILFSIGLEFFGGRKIVLVIFIAISLSWIFLIVANSVVWIYIARILGGITCAGSYASFSIYLGEVVQPGIRGTVVAVATGGNALGILVGIVTETYITAMKVSCPIYLVFCVISILLFIWLKDSPYYCAKKGDFKSARKSIAFYFPGCDVEEELKPIQAFVEANANNTLKGKLKQLKEPVVRKSLLIIFIIFGLPHVSGQVNIMSYMEIILKNGKSDLIKPQEFVIYANIISIIATLASIRFSDKFGRKAALIFSSIGCAIGMVCLGIHFFLLTENVDAQSLQWLPIFSIVFYLITYAVGYSPVPSTVLSELFPESIKSLAACFAALGASFFGTIVTKSFQPVVDTFGDAYIFWLHAALSLVTIPCALLLLPETKGKTFQQIQDDLMK from the exons ATGGGGCCCGAAGTGTTAAAGAAGAGCAAGCAGGCTTCTGACATAAAATCTCATGTCCAATGGATCGCAACTTTTGGAG TGTTCCTGCTGATGTTTGAAGTTGGAATAAATATCGGATGGGCTTCTCCAAACCTTGCACGATTCGCCAGCGAAGATTCACCTATTCAGATGACGACGGATGAAATATCATGGGTGCTAGCTTGTACCGGTATCGGAGGCTTCTTTGGATCTATACTATTCTCAATAGGCTTGGAGTTCTTCGGCGgtagaaaaattgttcttGTTATATTCATAGCTATTTCCCTGTCTTGGATATTTTTGATAGTCGCGAATTCCGTTGTATGGATATACATCGCTAGGATATTAGGCGGAATTACCTGTGCAGGATCATACGCTTCTTTTTCAATCTACTTAGGCGAAGTTGTGCAACCCGGAATTCGTGGTACTGTCGTCGCTGTAGCAACCGGAGGCAATGCTCTAGGAATTCTTGTTGGAATTGTCACAGAAACGTACATTACGGCTATGAAAGTATCCTGCCCAATTTACTTGGTATTTTGTGTGATatcgattttactttttatatgGCTCAAGGACTCTCCTTATTATTGCGCGAAGAAAGGTGATTTCAAAAGTGCCAGAAAATCAATAGCTTTCTATTTTCCCGGATGCGATGTAGAAGAAGAATTAAAGCCTATACAAGCCTTTGTCGAAGCCAATGCTAATAACACTTTAAAGGGTAAGCTCAAACAACTCAAGGAACCCGTAGTTAGGAAATCGTTACTcatcatttttatcatttttggACTGCCACATGTAAGCGGTCAAGTTAACATCATGTCATATATGgaaataattttgaagaaCGGAAAATCTGACCTCATTAAGCCACAAGAATTTGTTATTTACGCGAATATTATCAGTATTATAGCGACACTCGCAAGTATAAGGTTTAGCGACAAATTCGGCAGAAAAGCAGCTTTGATATTCTCAAGTATTGGTTGTGCGATTGGAATGGTTTGCTTGGGAATACACTTCTTCTTACTAACAGAAAACGTTGATGCACAGTCCCTACAGTGGCTGCCAATCTTTtctatagttttttatttgatcACTTATGCAGTTGGGTATTCTCCGGTTCCCAGTACTGTGTTGAGTGAACTTTTCCCTGAAAGCATAAAAAGTCTTGCGGCTTGTTTTGCTGCTTTAGGTGCTTCTTTTTTTGGTACCATAGTTACAAAATCTTTCCAACCAGTAGTCGATACTTTTGGAGATGCATACATATTCTGGCTTCACGCTGCTTTATCACTAGTTACAATACCATGtgcgttattattgttacCCGAAACGAAAGGTAAAACTTTTCAACAAATTCAAGATGATCTGATGaagtaa
- the LOC107980833 gene encoding facilitated trehalose transporter Tret1-like isoform X1, producing MKVNVESCKKWIPTFGVFMLLIQVGINLGWPSPNLVKLTAPNSTIPVTASEASWVISSARLGGFAGAIVALICVAFVGSKKTILLTLAIISTSWACVIIANSVDWLYTSRFLSGLTQSTTFSSFPLYLGEVSPPKIRGALMCLSMVGAPVGIFFGTIAESYLSMKISSSIYLALCWIAMIIFIWLPDSPYHLVKTGDHKCARKSINWYFSNCDVDKELDEIRNFVEANIGQSMKEQLYELNSPHIRKSLFVLLTLYILSELCGAVNLLAYMEIILIHAKCNFVSPKVFVIFASSSGIFMIGLTMKLIEKCGRRFLMMISSIGTSLGMVGLATHFCLLNANVDPVVIQWLPFISIMLFLMTFAIGYSCVPHTVLGELFPDNAKNVAAFLATLTASIFGFVITKAYQPMVDFMGEAFVFWIHAGFSIMAVPCIVFLMPETKGKTFLEIQNLLVKKKDALSVETNIPYLNKVEMITEL from the exons ATGAAAGTTAACGTCGAGTCTTGCAAAAAATGGATTCCAACATTTGGAG TATTTATGCTGCTCATTCAGGTAGGTATAAACCTTGGATGGCCTTCTCCAAATCTAGTGAAGCTTACGGCACCTAATTCAACGATCCCGGTAACAGCGTCGGAAGCTTCCTGGGTCATATCTTCTGCTCGTCTTGGAGGATTTGCAGGTGCGATCGTAGCTTTAATTTGTGTCGCTTTTGTCGGTAGCAAGAAAACTATTCTTTTAACATTGGCTATTATTAGTACTTCGTGGGCATGCGTGATAATAGCTAACTCTGTTGATTGGTTGTACACTTCTCGATTTTTGAGTGGACTCACACAGAGCACGACCTTCAGTAGCTTTCCTCTCTATTTGGGTGAAGTATCACCGCCAAAAATTCGCGGAGCTCTAATGTGTCTATCCATGGTTGGCGCGCCTGTAGGTATATTTTTTGGCACTATAGCAGAGTCATACTTATCTATGAAAATATCCAGTTCAATATACCTGGCTCTATGTTGGATAGCGATGATCATATTTATATGGCTTCCGGATTCGCCTTATCACTTAGTGAAGACGGGTGATCATAAATGCGCAAGGAAATCAATCAACTGGTATTTCAGCAATTGCGACGTAGATAAGGAACTCGACGAGATCAGAAATTTCGTGGAAGCTAATATTGGACAAAGCATGAAAGAACAGTTATACGAATTAAATTCTCCACATATCAGAAAATCCTTGTTTGTGCTATTAACATTGTACATATTGTCAGAGCTGTGTGGCGCGGTTAATCTCCTCGCTTACATGGAGATTATTTTAATCCATGCGAAGTGCAACTTCGTATCACCCAAAGTGTTCGTTATATTCGCCAGTTCTTCTGGGATATTCATGATCGGTTTAACCATGAAACTAATAGAAAAATGTGGCAGAAGATTCCTCATGATGATATCGAGTATCGGTACCAGTTTGGGAATGGTAGGATTGGCAACGCACTTCTGCCTTTTGAATGCTAACGTAGATCCAGTGGTAATACAGTGGTTACCGTTTATTTCTATAATGTTATTTTTGATGACATTCGCAATCGGATACAGTTGCGTCCCACACACAGTATTGGGCGAACTGTTTCCTGATAATGCCAAAAACGTAGCGGCATTTTTAGCAACTCTGACAGCTTCAATATTTGGCTTTGTAATTACGAAGGCTTATCAGCCTATGGTAGATTTTATGGGCGAAGCATTTGTATTTTGGATTCATGCAGGATTTTCAATAATGGCAGTTCCGTGTATAGTCTTCCTGATGCCCGAAACAAAAGGAAAAACGTTTTTGGAAATCCAAAATTTACTCGTCAAGAAAAAAGATGCTCTGTCAGTGGAAACGAACATTCCGTACTTGAACAAAGTGGAAATGATAACAGAACTGTAG
- the LOC107980833 gene encoding facilitated trehalose transporter Tret1-like isoform X3, translated as MVGINLGWPSPNLVKLTAPNSTIPVTASEASWVISSARLGGFAGAIVALICVAFVGSKKTILLTLAIISTSWACVIIANSVDWLYTSRFLSGLTQSTTFSSFPLYLGEVSPPKIRGALMCLSMVGAPVGIFFGTIAESYLSMKISSSIYLALCWIAMIIFIWLPDSPYHLVKTGDHKCARKSINWYFSNCDVDKELDEIRNFVEANIGQSMKEQLYELNSPHIRKSLFVLLTLYILSELCGAVNLLAYMEIILIHAKCNFVSPKVFVIFASSSGIFMIGLTMKLIEKCGRRFLMMISSIGTSLGMVGLATHFCLLNANVDPVVIQWLPFISIMLFLMTFAIGYSCVPHTVLGELFPDNAKNVAAFLATLTASIFGFVITKAYQPMVDFMGEAFVFWIHAGFSIMAVPCIVFLMPETKGKTFLEIQNLLVKKKDALSVETNIPYLNKVEMITEL; from the exons ATG GTAGGTATAAACCTTGGATGGCCTTCTCCAAATCTAGTGAAGCTTACGGCACCTAATTCAACGATCCCGGTAACAGCGTCGGAAGCTTCCTGGGTCATATCTTCTGCTCGTCTTGGAGGATTTGCAGGTGCGATCGTAGCTTTAATTTGTGTCGCTTTTGTCGGTAGCAAGAAAACTATTCTTTTAACATTGGCTATTATTAGTACTTCGTGGGCATGCGTGATAATAGCTAACTCTGTTGATTGGTTGTACACTTCTCGATTTTTGAGTGGACTCACACAGAGCACGACCTTCAGTAGCTTTCCTCTCTATTTGGGTGAAGTATCACCGCCAAAAATTCGCGGAGCTCTAATGTGTCTATCCATGGTTGGCGCGCCTGTAGGTATATTTTTTGGCACTATAGCAGAGTCATACTTATCTATGAAAATATCCAGTTCAATATACCTGGCTCTATGTTGGATAGCGATGATCATATTTATATGGCTTCCGGATTCGCCTTATCACTTAGTGAAGACGGGTGATCATAAATGCGCAAGGAAATCAATCAACTGGTATTTCAGCAATTGCGACGTAGATAAGGAACTCGACGAGATCAGAAATTTCGTGGAAGCTAATATTGGACAAAGCATGAAAGAACAGTTATACGAATTAAATTCTCCACATATCAGAAAATCCTTGTTTGTGCTATTAACATTGTACATATTGTCAGAGCTGTGTGGCGCGGTTAATCTCCTCGCTTACATGGAGATTATTTTAATCCATGCGAAGTGCAACTTCGTATCACCCAAAGTGTTCGTTATATTCGCCAGTTCTTCTGGGATATTCATGATCGGTTTAACCATGAAACTAATAGAAAAATGTGGCAGAAGATTCCTCATGATGATATCGAGTATCGGTACCAGTTTGGGAATGGTAGGATTGGCAACGCACTTCTGCCTTTTGAATGCTAACGTAGATCCAGTGGTAATACAGTGGTTACCGTTTATTTCTATAATGTTATTTTTGATGACATTCGCAATCGGATACAGTTGCGTCCCACACACAGTATTGGGCGAACTGTTTCCTGATAATGCCAAAAACGTAGCGGCATTTTTAGCAACTCTGACAGCTTCAATATTTGGCTTTGTAATTACGAAGGCTTATCAGCCTATGGTAGATTTTATGGGCGAAGCATTTGTATTTTGGATTCATGCAGGATTTTCAATAATGGCAGTTCCGTGTATAGTCTTCCTGATGCCCGAAACAAAAGGAAAAACGTTTTTGGAAATCCAAAATTTACTCGTCAAGAAAAAAGATGCTCTGTCAGTGGAAACGAACATTCCGTACTTGAACAAAGTGGAAATGATAACAGAACTGTAG
- the LOC107980833 gene encoding facilitated trehalose transporter Tret1-like isoform X2, translating into MLLIQVGINLGWPSPNLVKLTAPNSTIPVTASEASWVISSARLGGFAGAIVALICVAFVGSKKTILLTLAIISTSWACVIIANSVDWLYTSRFLSGLTQSTTFSSFPLYLGEVSPPKIRGALMCLSMVGAPVGIFFGTIAESYLSMKISSSIYLALCWIAMIIFIWLPDSPYHLVKTGDHKCARKSINWYFSNCDVDKELDEIRNFVEANIGQSMKEQLYELNSPHIRKSLFVLLTLYILSELCGAVNLLAYMEIILIHAKCNFVSPKVFVIFASSSGIFMIGLTMKLIEKCGRRFLMMISSIGTSLGMVGLATHFCLLNANVDPVVIQWLPFISIMLFLMTFAIGYSCVPHTVLGELFPDNAKNVAAFLATLTASIFGFVITKAYQPMVDFMGEAFVFWIHAGFSIMAVPCIVFLMPETKGKTFLEIQNLLVKKKDALSVETNIPYLNKVEMITEL; encoded by the coding sequence ATGCTGCTCATTCAGGTAGGTATAAACCTTGGATGGCCTTCTCCAAATCTAGTGAAGCTTACGGCACCTAATTCAACGATCCCGGTAACAGCGTCGGAAGCTTCCTGGGTCATATCTTCTGCTCGTCTTGGAGGATTTGCAGGTGCGATCGTAGCTTTAATTTGTGTCGCTTTTGTCGGTAGCAAGAAAACTATTCTTTTAACATTGGCTATTATTAGTACTTCGTGGGCATGCGTGATAATAGCTAACTCTGTTGATTGGTTGTACACTTCTCGATTTTTGAGTGGACTCACACAGAGCACGACCTTCAGTAGCTTTCCTCTCTATTTGGGTGAAGTATCACCGCCAAAAATTCGCGGAGCTCTAATGTGTCTATCCATGGTTGGCGCGCCTGTAGGTATATTTTTTGGCACTATAGCAGAGTCATACTTATCTATGAAAATATCCAGTTCAATATACCTGGCTCTATGTTGGATAGCGATGATCATATTTATATGGCTTCCGGATTCGCCTTATCACTTAGTGAAGACGGGTGATCATAAATGCGCAAGGAAATCAATCAACTGGTATTTCAGCAATTGCGACGTAGATAAGGAACTCGACGAGATCAGAAATTTCGTGGAAGCTAATATTGGACAAAGCATGAAAGAACAGTTATACGAATTAAATTCTCCACATATCAGAAAATCCTTGTTTGTGCTATTAACATTGTACATATTGTCAGAGCTGTGTGGCGCGGTTAATCTCCTCGCTTACATGGAGATTATTTTAATCCATGCGAAGTGCAACTTCGTATCACCCAAAGTGTTCGTTATATTCGCCAGTTCTTCTGGGATATTCATGATCGGTTTAACCATGAAACTAATAGAAAAATGTGGCAGAAGATTCCTCATGATGATATCGAGTATCGGTACCAGTTTGGGAATGGTAGGATTGGCAACGCACTTCTGCCTTTTGAATGCTAACGTAGATCCAGTGGTAATACAGTGGTTACCGTTTATTTCTATAATGTTATTTTTGATGACATTCGCAATCGGATACAGTTGCGTCCCACACACAGTATTGGGCGAACTGTTTCCTGATAATGCCAAAAACGTAGCGGCATTTTTAGCAACTCTGACAGCTTCAATATTTGGCTTTGTAATTACGAAGGCTTATCAGCCTATGGTAGATTTTATGGGCGAAGCATTTGTATTTTGGATTCATGCAGGATTTTCAATAATGGCAGTTCCGTGTATAGTCTTCCTGATGCCCGAAACAAAAGGAAAAACGTTTTTGGAAATCCAAAATTTACTCGTCAAGAAAAAAGATGCTCTGTCAGTGGAAACGAACATTCCGTACTTGAACAAAGTGGAAATGATAACAGAACTGTAG